A genomic window from Aquila chrysaetos chrysaetos chromosome 21, bAquChr1.4, whole genome shotgun sequence includes:
- the PRPS1 gene encoding ribose-phosphate pyrophosphokinase 1 isoform X1: protein MLRRRVGPRAAAGCGARRSGEEEKEKAATMPNIKIFSGSSHQDLSQKIADRLGLELGKVVTKKFSNQETCVEIGESVRGEDVYIVQSGCGEINDNLMELLIMINACKIASASRVTAVIPCFPYARQDKKDKSRAPISAKLVANMLSVAGADHIITMDLHASQIQGFFDIPVDNLYAEPAVLKWIKENIAEWKNCTIVSPDAGGAKRVTSIADRLNVDFALIHKERKKANEVDRMVLVGDVKDRVAILVDDMADTCGTICHAADKLVSAGATKVYAILTHGIFSGPAISRINNACFEAVVVTNTIPQEDKMKQCPKIQVIDISMILAEAIRRTHNGESVSYLFSHVPL, encoded by the exons ATGCTGAG GAGGCGGGTGGGTCCCCGTGCGGCAGCCGGTTGCGGTGCGAGgcggagcggggaggaggagaaggagaaggccGCCACCATGCCCAACATCAAGATCTTCAGCGGGAGCTCGCACCAGGACCTGTCCCAGAAGATCGCCGACCGCCTCGGCCTGGAGCTGGGCAAGGTGGTCACCAAGAAGTTCAGCAACCAGGAGACATG TGTGGAAATAGGCGAGAGTGTACGCGGGGAGGATGTCTACATTGTGCAGAGTGGCTGTGGTGAAATCAATGACAATCTGATGGAGCTCCTTATCATGATAAATGCTTGTAAGATTGCCTCAGCCAGCAGAGTCACAGCTGTCATACCCTGCTTCCCTTACGCTCGGCAGGACAAAAAGGACAAG AGCCGAGCTCCAATATCTGCCAAGCTGGTTGCAAACATGCTGTCTGTGGCAGGTGCAGATCATATAATCACCATGGACCTGCATGCATCTCAGATTCAG ggtttttttgatatCCCTGTTGATAACTTATATGCTGAGCCTGCTGTACTGAAGTGGATCAAAGAGAATATTGCAGAGTGGAAGAACTGCACCATTGTTTCACCAGATGCAGGTGGAGCCAAGAG AGTGACCTCCATTGCAGATCGATTGAATGTAGACTTTGCCCTCATTCACAAGGAGCGCAAGAAGGCCAATGAAGTGGATCGCATGGTGCTGGTGGGTGATGTGAAAGACAGAGTGGCCATTCTGGTAGATGATATGGCAGACACATGTGGTACCATCTGTCATGCTGCAGACAA GCTTGTGTCAGCTGGAGCCACCAAAGTTTATGCCATCTTAACTCATGGGATCTTTTCTGGGCCAGCAATTTCTCGGATCAACAATGCCTGTTTTGAGGCAGTTGTAGTCACAAACACAATACCCCAGGAGGACAAGATGAAGCAGTGCCCTAAAATCCAG gTGATTGACATCTCAATGATCCTTGCGGAGGCCATCAGGAGGACTCATAATGGGGAATCTGTCTCCTACCTATTCAGCCATGTCCCTTTATAA
- the PRPS1 gene encoding ribose-phosphate pyrophosphokinase 1 isoform X3: MPNIKIFSGSSHQDLSQKIADRLGLELGKVVTKKFSNQETCVEIGESVRGEDVYIVQSGCGEINDNLMELLIMINACKIASASRVTAVIPCFPYARQDKKDKSRAPISAKLVANMLSVAGADHIITMDLHASQIQGFFDIPVDNLYAEPAVLKWIKENIAEWKNCTIVSPDAGGAKRVTSIADRLNVDFALIHKERKKANEVDRMVLVGDVKDRVAILVDDMADTCGTICHAADKLVSAGATKVYAILTHGIFSGPAISRINNACFEAVVVTNTIPQEDKMKQCPKIQVIDISMILAEAIRRTHNGESVSYLFSHVPL; the protein is encoded by the exons ATGCCCAACATCAAGATCTTCAGCGGGAGCTCGCACCAGGACCTGTCCCAGAAGATCGCCGACCGCCTCGGCCTGGAGCTGGGCAAGGTGGTCACCAAGAAGTTCAGCAACCAGGAGACATG TGTGGAAATAGGCGAGAGTGTACGCGGGGAGGATGTCTACATTGTGCAGAGTGGCTGTGGTGAAATCAATGACAATCTGATGGAGCTCCTTATCATGATAAATGCTTGTAAGATTGCCTCAGCCAGCAGAGTCACAGCTGTCATACCCTGCTTCCCTTACGCTCGGCAGGACAAAAAGGACAAG AGCCGAGCTCCAATATCTGCCAAGCTGGTTGCAAACATGCTGTCTGTGGCAGGTGCAGATCATATAATCACCATGGACCTGCATGCATCTCAGATTCAG ggtttttttgatatCCCTGTTGATAACTTATATGCTGAGCCTGCTGTACTGAAGTGGATCAAAGAGAATATTGCAGAGTGGAAGAACTGCACCATTGTTTCACCAGATGCAGGTGGAGCCAAGAG AGTGACCTCCATTGCAGATCGATTGAATGTAGACTTTGCCCTCATTCACAAGGAGCGCAAGAAGGCCAATGAAGTGGATCGCATGGTGCTGGTGGGTGATGTGAAAGACAGAGTGGCCATTCTGGTAGATGATATGGCAGACACATGTGGTACCATCTGTCATGCTGCAGACAA GCTTGTGTCAGCTGGAGCCACCAAAGTTTATGCCATCTTAACTCATGGGATCTTTTCTGGGCCAGCAATTTCTCGGATCAACAATGCCTGTTTTGAGGCAGTTGTAGTCACAAACACAATACCCCAGGAGGACAAGATGAAGCAGTGCCCTAAAATCCAG gTGATTGACATCTCAATGATCCTTGCGGAGGCCATCAGGAGGACTCATAATGGGGAATCTGTCTCCTACCTATTCAGCCATGTCCCTTTATAA
- the PRPS1 gene encoding ribose-phosphate pyrophosphokinase 1 isoform X2 gives MLRRRVGPRAAAGCGARRSGEEEKEKAATMPNIKIFSGSSHQDLSQKIADRLGLELGKVVTKKFSNQETCVEIGESVRGEDVYIVQSGCGEINDNLMELLIMINACKIASASRVTAVIPCFPYARQDKKDKSRAPISAKLVANMLSVAGADHIITMDLHASQIQGFFDIPVDNLYAEPAVLKWIKENIAEWKNCTIVSPDAGGAKRVTSIADRLNVDFALIHKERKKANEVDRMVLVGDVKDRVAILVDDMADTCGTICHAADKLVSAGATKVYAILTHGIFSGPAISRINNACFEAVVVTNTIPQEDKMKQCPKIQEANYLEERKCKIWIPLSFLNAP, from the exons ATGCTGAG GAGGCGGGTGGGTCCCCGTGCGGCAGCCGGTTGCGGTGCGAGgcggagcggggaggaggagaaggagaaggccGCCACCATGCCCAACATCAAGATCTTCAGCGGGAGCTCGCACCAGGACCTGTCCCAGAAGATCGCCGACCGCCTCGGCCTGGAGCTGGGCAAGGTGGTCACCAAGAAGTTCAGCAACCAGGAGACATG TGTGGAAATAGGCGAGAGTGTACGCGGGGAGGATGTCTACATTGTGCAGAGTGGCTGTGGTGAAATCAATGACAATCTGATGGAGCTCCTTATCATGATAAATGCTTGTAAGATTGCCTCAGCCAGCAGAGTCACAGCTGTCATACCCTGCTTCCCTTACGCTCGGCAGGACAAAAAGGACAAG AGCCGAGCTCCAATATCTGCCAAGCTGGTTGCAAACATGCTGTCTGTGGCAGGTGCAGATCATATAATCACCATGGACCTGCATGCATCTCAGATTCAG ggtttttttgatatCCCTGTTGATAACTTATATGCTGAGCCTGCTGTACTGAAGTGGATCAAAGAGAATATTGCAGAGTGGAAGAACTGCACCATTGTTTCACCAGATGCAGGTGGAGCCAAGAG AGTGACCTCCATTGCAGATCGATTGAATGTAGACTTTGCCCTCATTCACAAGGAGCGCAAGAAGGCCAATGAAGTGGATCGCATGGTGCTGGTGGGTGATGTGAAAGACAGAGTGGCCATTCTGGTAGATGATATGGCAGACACATGTGGTACCATCTGTCATGCTGCAGACAA GCTTGTGTCAGCTGGAGCCACCAAAGTTTATGCCATCTTAACTCATGGGATCTTTTCTGGGCCAGCAATTTCTCGGATCAACAATGCCTGTTTTGAGGCAGTTGTAGTCACAAACACAATACCCCAGGAGGACAAGATGAAGCAGTGCCCTAAAATCCAG gAGGCAAACtatctggaagaaagaaaatgtaaaatatggaTTCCGCTTAGTTTCCTTAATGCACCATGA